In one window of Pseudomonas putida DNA:
- a CDS encoding twin-arginine translocase TatA/TatE family subunit, with product MGIFDWKHWIVLLVVVVLVFGTKKLKNFGSDLGESIKGFRKAMNEEESKPAEQTPPPVQPSVQPTQQPHTIEGQAQPVQEPQRKD from the coding sequence ATGGGTATCTTTGACTGGAAACACTGGATCGTCCTGCTGGTCGTCGTAGTGCTGGTGTTCGGCACCAAAAAGCTGAAGAACTTCGGCAGCGACCTGGGCGAATCGATCAAGGGCTTTCGCAAGGCCATGAACGAGGAAGAAAGCAAGCCTGCCGAGCAGACTCCGCCGCCTGTACAGCCGTCCGTGCAACCCACCCAGCAGCCGCACACCATCGAGGGCCAGGCTCAGCCGGTCCAAGAGCCACAACGGAAAGACTGA
- the tatB gene encoding Sec-independent protein translocase protein TatB has translation MFGISFSELLLVGLVALLVLGPERLPGAARTAGLWIGRLKRSFNSIKMEVEREIGADDIRRQLHNEHILQMEQEAKRILNPQTPPAQPVNTTAASETPAPAADANAAPAAPTTTPEPHQPPRAP, from the coding sequence ATGTTCGGCATCAGCTTCAGCGAGCTGTTGCTCGTCGGCCTGGTTGCCCTGCTGGTGCTCGGCCCCGAGCGCCTGCCTGGCGCAGCGCGTACCGCGGGGTTGTGGATCGGCCGGCTCAAGCGCAGCTTCAACAGCATCAAGATGGAAGTCGAGCGCGAGATCGGTGCCGATGACATCCGCCGCCAGTTGCACAACGAGCACATCCTGCAGATGGAACAGGAAGCCAAGCGCATCCTCAACCCGCAGACACCGCCCGCGCAGCCCGTGAATACGACGGCCGCGAGCGAGACTCCCGCACCTGCCGCCGACGCCAATGCCGCCCCTGCGGCGCCCACGACCACCCCTGAGCCGCACCAGCCGCCCCGAGCCCCATGA
- the tatC gene encoding twin-arginine translocase subunit TatC, translating into MSETPEHDQPMPLVSHLTELRTRLLRCVAVIFLIFAGLFSFAQQIYTLVSAPLRAHLPANATMIATDVASPFLTPFKLTMIVSLFLAIPFILQQIWGFIAPGLYRHEKRIAIPLLISSIILFYAGMAFAYFLVFPLIFGFFASATPEGVSMMTDIASYLDFVMTLFFAFGVAFEIPVAVVLLVWIGVVDVKYLKKIRPYVIIGCFVVGMILTPPDIFSQTLLAVPMWLLFEIGVLFGGLIRKRSHPQDEAADDHNDQPPATQA; encoded by the coding sequence ATGAGCGAAACTCCGGAACACGACCAGCCCATGCCGCTGGTCTCGCACCTGACCGAACTGCGCACCCGCCTGCTGCGTTGCGTAGCCGTTATCTTCCTGATCTTCGCCGGGCTGTTCTCCTTCGCCCAGCAGATCTACACCCTGGTCTCGGCACCCTTGCGTGCGCACCTGCCGGCCAATGCGACGATGATCGCCACCGACGTGGCATCCCCGTTCCTCACGCCGTTCAAGCTGACCATGATCGTCTCGCTGTTCCTGGCCATCCCGTTCATCCTCCAGCAGATCTGGGGCTTCATCGCACCGGGGCTGTATCGCCATGAAAAGCGCATCGCCATCCCGCTGCTGATTTCCAGCATCATCCTGTTCTACGCCGGCATGGCCTTCGCCTACTTCCTGGTGTTCCCGCTGATCTTCGGCTTCTTCGCCAGCGCCACCCCTGAAGGTGTGTCGATGATGACCGACATCGCCAGCTACCTCGACTTCGTCATGACCCTGTTCTTCGCCTTCGGCGTCGCCTTCGAGATTCCGGTGGCGGTGGTGCTGCTGGTGTGGATCGGCGTTGTCGATGTGAAGTACCTGAAGAAGATCCGTCCCTACGTCATCATCGGCTGCTTCGTGGTCGGCATGATCCTCACCCCGCCGGACATCTTCTCGCAAACGCTGCTGGCCGTGCCCATGTGGCTGCTGTTCGAGATCGGCGTGCTGTTCGGCGGCCTGATCCGCAAGCGCAGCCATCCGCAGGATGAAGCCGCGGACGACCACAACGACCAGCCACCAGCGACCCAGGCGTGA
- a CDS encoding 16S rRNA (uracil(1498)-N(3))-methyltransferase, whose translation MNLLLLEEADFVAADRVVLADRRFTHMQDIHRVAVGDTLRVGRIGGLMGQAEVIRLEGHEAELRVSFDQEPPAKLPLTLVLAVPRPKMLRRLFQTIATLGVPRLILVNSYKVEKSFWQTPFLQPDSIRENLILGLEQARDTVLPEIIIEKRFKPFVEDRLPTIADGTLGLVGHPGPYPACPRAVQGPVTLAIGPEGGWIPYEVELLGKAGLAPVQLGERILRVETAVTALLSRIF comes from the coding sequence GTGAACCTGCTGCTGCTCGAGGAGGCCGACTTCGTCGCGGCCGACCGTGTCGTACTGGCCGACCGCCGCTTCACGCACATGCAGGACATCCACCGCGTGGCGGTGGGCGACACCCTGCGCGTAGGCCGCATCGGCGGCCTGATGGGCCAGGCCGAGGTGATCCGCCTAGAGGGCCACGAAGCCGAGCTGCGGGTCAGCTTCGATCAGGAGCCACCAGCGAAGCTGCCGCTCACCCTGGTGCTGGCCGTCCCCCGCCCCAAGATGCTGCGCCGTCTGTTCCAGACCATCGCCACCCTCGGCGTGCCGCGGTTGATCCTGGTCAACAGCTACAAGGTCGAGAAAAGCTTCTGGCAGACGCCGTTCCTGCAGCCGGACAGCATCCGCGAGAACCTGATCCTGGGCCTTGAGCAGGCCCGTGACACCGTACTGCCGGAAATCATCATCGAAAAGCGCTTCAAACCCTTCGTCGAAGACCGGCTGCCCACCATCGCCGACGGCACGCTCGGCCTGGTTGGCCATCCCGGCCCCTACCCGGCCTGCCCACGCGCGGTGCAAGGGCCGGTGACCCTGGCGATCGGCCCGGAAGGCGGTTGGATTCCCTACGAAGTGGAACTGCTGGGCAAGGCCGGCCTGGCCCCCGTACAACTGGGCGAGCGCATCCTGCGTGTGGAAACGGCGGTCACGGCTCTGCTTTCCCGAATATTCTGA